Proteins from a genomic interval of Zingiber officinale cultivar Zhangliang chromosome 2A, Zo_v1.1, whole genome shotgun sequence:
- the LOC122043663 gene encoding uncharacterized protein LOC122043663, protein MTRSSFATLLELDPEIERTVWALRRQARSAATCESKSSEMDNQITEGDRTMKELAAPDVAYKYSCITYPDLVGDFELRSGLILLLPKFQGLSGEDPNRHLHEFHVVCSTMKPQGISEEDIKLRTFPFSLTGASKDWLYCLPIGYITSWIDMKRVFLEKIFPSSRTATIRKSICGIQQVVGETLYDYWERFKKLCSSCPQHQISDQLLVQYFYEGLLPMDWSMIDAAAGGALVNKTPNQARELISNMMENSQQFGSRALSTRVVNETHLVSTEQQEIRNNLQELTSLVKQMALQNSCHVSNFPLPMMKLCGICSSQDHSSDHCPNLHQDESVAAISRPRFQQHKYDPNSSTYNPGWRDHPNLRYGNAFYQQQPQGQIHQPYYQHQQNHHHYQNHPASHSQQFQQQQ, encoded by the coding sequence ATGACTAGGTCTTCTTTTGcaacattgcttgaacttgacccAGAGATTGAGAGAACCGTTTGGGCTTTGAGGAGACAAGCTAGGTCAGCAGCAACTTGTGAGAGCAAAAGTTCAGAGATGGATAATCAGATAACAGAAGGGGATCGAACTATGAAAGAGCTTGCAGCTCCAGATGTGGCTTATAAGTACTCATGCATCACTTATCCAGATTTGGTAGGAGATTTTGAGCTTAGATCAGGACTTATTCTTCTGCTTCCCAAATTTCAAGGGTTATCAGGAGAGGATCCCAACCGCCATCTACATGAATTCCATGTAGTTTGTTCAACCATGAAGCCACAAGGGATTTCAGAAGAAGACATTAAGTTGAGGACTTTTCCATTTTCTTTGACGGGAGCATCTAAAGACTGGTTATATTGCCTTCCAATTGGATACATTACGagttggattgatatgaagagAGTATTTTTGGAGAAAATTTTCCCATCTTCTAGGACTGCAACTATCAGGAAGAGCATTTGTGGTATTCAGCAAGTAGTGGGAGAGACTCTTTATGATTATTGGGAGAGATTCAAGAAGTTGTGCTCGAGTTGTCCACAACATCAAATTAGTGACCAGCTTCTTGTTCAATATTTTTATGAGGGTCTACTTCCCATGGATTGGAGCATGATAGATGCAGCAGCTGGAGGAGCCTTGGTGAATAAGACTCCAAATCAAGCAAGAGAGCTAATTTCAAATATGATGGAAAACTCACAGCAATTTGGGAGTAGAGCTCTTAGTACTAGAGTGGTTAATGAAACTCATTTAGTTTCGACTGAGCAACAAGAAATTAGAAACAATTTGCAAGAATTGACCTCTCTAGTGAAGCAAATGGCTTTGCAAAATTCGTGTCATGTTTCAAATTTTCCTTTACCAATGATGAAGTTGTGTGGAATTTGTTCAAGCCAAGATCACTCTTCGGATCATTGTCCTAATCTACATCAAGATGAATCCGTTGCAGCCATTTCAAGACCTCGATTTCAGCAACACAAATATGATCCCAACTCTTCAACATATAATCCAGGATGGAGGGATCACCCTAATTTGAGGTATGGGAATGCATTTTATCAGCAACAACCACAAGGGCAGATTCATCAGCCATATTATCAGCATCAACAGAATCATCATCATTACCAGAATCATCCAGCAAGTCATTCACAGCAATTTCAGCAACAACAATAG